In a single window of the Arachis hypogaea cultivar Tifrunner chromosome 6, arahy.Tifrunner.gnm2.J5K5, whole genome shotgun sequence genome:
- the LOC112696808 gene encoding uncharacterized protein produces the protein MEGENGKKMKILCLHGFRTSGSFLKKQISKWDPSLFSKFDMDFLDGKYPAGGKSDIEGIFPPPYFEWFQFNKEFTEYTNLEECISYLCEYITANGPFDGFLGFSQGATLSALLIGYQAQGKLLKEHPPIKLFVSISGCKFRDPSICDVAYKEPIKAKSVHFIGDKDWLKLPSEELASAFQNPLIIRHPQGHTVPRLDEVATSQLQNWVAEVLSHRKVGISEYDKKLESEVNKSDAKVLEACNGVAQA, from the exons AtggaaggagaaaatggaaagaagatGAAGATCCTGTGCCTCCATGGGTTCAGAACTAGTGGGAGTTTCTTGAAAAAGCAAATAAGCAAATGGGACCCTTctctattttcaaaatttgacaTG GATTTCCTAGATGGTAAATATCCTGCTGGAGGGAAGTCTGATATAGAAGGAATCTTCCCTCCACCCTACTTTGAATGGTTTCAATTCAACAAG GAATTCACGGAGTATACTAATTTGGAAGAGTGTATATCATACTTATGTGAATACATCACAGCCAATGGCCCCTTTGATGGCTTCCTTGGCTTCTCACAG GGCGCAACGCTTTCAGCACTTCTAATAGGTTACCAAGCACAG GGGAAGTTGTTGAAGGAACATCCACCGATAAAGTTGTTTGTATCAATATCTGGATGCAAATTTAGAGATCCTAGCATATGTGATGTAGCCTACAAGGAACCCATAAAAGCAAAATCTGTTCATTTCATTGGTGACAAAGATTGGCTTAAATTGCCTTCTGAGGAGCTCGCCTCTGCTTTTCAAAATCCCCTCATAATAAGGCACCCTCAAGGTCATACCGTCCCACGGTTAG ATGAAGTGGCTACCAGCCAGCTACAAAATTGGGTTGCAGAAGTACTAAGCCACAGAAAAGTTGGTATCTCGGAATATGACAAGAAATTAGAAAGTGAAGTAAATAAGTCAGATGCAAAGGTGCTTGAGGCATGTAACGGGGTGGCTCAAGCCTAG